The Felis catus isolate Fca126 chromosome C2, F.catus_Fca126_mat1.0, whole genome shotgun sequence genomic sequence TACTGTGGTGCTCTAATATGGTGGACAAATCAGTGACATATCCATGAACTTGTGCCAGCATGAGGCACATAAGGCAGTGTGGTTCCTTCCAGTCAAACACTCTTTGAGATTGTAACTAAAACCCAAGCCTTGGACTTGTCAGCCCACATTCTGTCTGGTAACTACTGTGAGAGAGATGTAGGTAATCAGGTAAGAGGGAATGgttttggagcacctggctttctcagtccgttaagtgtctgacttcagctcaggtcatgatctcacggttcgtgagtttgagctctgtgctgacagctcagagcctggagcctgcttccaattctgtgtctccttctctctgtgcttttccccggctcacactctgtctctgtcttccaaaaatgaatagaaatgttgaaaaaaaaaatctttaaaaaggaatggTTGTAAGGAGCTCAAACATTCATGTGCCTTGATGTTCATGTGTTCCTTGTcaaatcttcattatttttagtaAAGACAGGTTTACCTAAAACATTTTAGGATTTCCTTCTCCAGTTGAATACTTATTAGGAGTAGGAGTATTTGAAAGATATACTTTATCATAACTTCTAGGATTACTGTTAAGTGTTACTAACTATATTTCATGATACTATTGGGCTCTTTCTTTTTACAGACAACTGGATAATAATCCAGAGAGGCCTTCCGTAACATATGCAACATATCGAGGCCCCAgacaaattaggaaatatttgaagCACCAGAATGCATTGGAAACTGTGAATCCCTtggacagagaaaatgaaagttcTGACTCTAGTACAAGCATCCATATTGGCCCTGGAAGTGACATTGAGGCTAGGATGGTGTCGTTGTTGTCATCAGCTAGTACAGACATATCTGTGAAAGGACATTTGCTTGAAGGCCTGTTAGAAGACTCTGATTgtagcaaaataaatgttaacacaGAAAACCATCTGACAAACCATTTAGAATTGCCCAATACTGCTGCTTCGACGaatgtgttaaataaaaatgatcctGGGGGACCTGTGAGAAGTAGGTCATCCCCTTCTTCTGTGACTAACTTCAGCTCCACTGCCAGTGAATCTGACTCACGACACCATTTAAGTTGTGCACCAGTTTCTCAGACTGACAGAAATTTGGTATGCTCAGCATTGTTTACAGGAAGTAACAGTAGCAGAGTTCCTTGCAGTGCAGATTTTCAGGGGATAACTACAGCGGAAACTACAATAAAGGAAGACAGCTCAGTGATGAGTGATGGGACATGGGTGCAAAGAGAAGCACGTGTTGAGCATGAGAGCCCTGCTGTTTCTGACTGCTCTTCTAGTAAACCTGATGGGAGTGACACTACCAAACAGGGCAGTGCAGATTTGCTGAGTCCAAATAAGTCAATTATGCATGAAGATCTGCAGTTGCCAGAGAGTAAGTGTTCTGACAAGCAAGCTGTTGATAACTCAGCCAAGCAGGCTGCCAGTCATATCAGCACCACGGCTCTTCAGAGACATGCTGTGACAGACACAGAACCTGTAAATGAAGGAAATAGACTGTCTTCCCAAGACTCACAAAAAAATTTGGCTGCTACAAAAATCAGACAAGAAACAGAAAGCACCTTGGTTAGTGAACCCACAACTTCAAGTCACGTAAAAGCTCCAGAAGGTACAATTGAGCCACTACCCAAAGATATTGACCAGTTGTTTGTAACGGAACCCAAAAGGTCCAGTTTTAGGCCACAAGGCAAAATGCCTCATGTGGTTAGAATAAATCAAAACAACCCTGCCTCCGGGGAACACATCAGCCAATCAGCAGTTGTAGCGTGCTTAGAAAACAGAATATCCCCTAAGCTGAATTTTGAACCTAACAGAAATCACATTTCAGAATCTCATCTGGACTCTGAGAGTCTTCAACAAACCAAAGTATCACCTGATGTCAGAACATCTCTTATCCTTGACAGTACAAAGTCAGATTTCAGTATTTCATCTCCTACATTTGTTTCCAGGGTTGGTATGCTGAGCAAGTTAGATACTCCTGTTACAAAGGATGAGTGTTCTGTGCTCACTGAAACTGGGGATGTCAGCATTGTTGGTATTTCCAGTCCGCCTGGTAAATGTCAAGAAGAAAATGTGGCAAATCGTGTTGAGGCAATAAACGGGAACGGTACTCCTGCTTGTCTTCATCTGGAGCATGGATCTGCAACTCTTGAATCCAAGGAAGTTCTTCCGAAAGGTGAAAAATGCCAGGTTGGAGTTGACTCGAGATTGGAGTGTGAAAGCCTCTCTGAGGACAACAGTTCCATTTCACCTCAAGGCCCTGCTAAAGCAGAATTGATGTGTTCAAACGCTAGAGCAAGTAAGAGCACTACAGAGAAGTCTGGTTCTCTTTCCTTGGAAACCAAACCTGACATTGCGAAAATTTTATCAAAGGTGGAAGCTGATGGTCAGAACGGTGTTCCTGTTGAGTTGCATTCTGTAAGAGAAGAAACTGTAGCCATCTCCAAGATCACTGTTTCCCAAACAGAGCCTAGAGATATTTCTCAGGATAAGATTTCTTCTCCATTTGAAGTTACAGATGTGTCAGGAAAGCTTATTTTATCAGAATTAACTTCCCTAGAGTCTGAACAGGACAAAAGTTTTCAATCAGTGGATCATGAGGAGATTAAAGAGAATTGTCAGACTGAGGTATCTCTTCCTGCCTCCAAATATCAAGGTTTTCCGGAAACAGAGGCAAAAGCCTTAGTTTATCCTCCTGCTTTTTCCAAAGGTAATATATCTGAGATTTTACCTCCTGTTCATGACAAAAAAGCTACTAGGCAAATGACACAGAATTATGAGGCCAATACCTATGTGATTCATCAACCTTCACATATTTTTGAGACTAGAAAGATTTCTGGTTTCTCAGAAATGGCAAAATTCAACTCAACTAGTGCTTCCCCACAATTCCAAGAAGCTGACAGCACACAAGTAAATTCACCTTTTCTGGAATCTGATAAAAGTTTGGGGAAAAATGCTTTTGTATCTGAGAATTCACACTTTCACAATGTTCCTGTgctgaaatcagaaaagaaagccttatctcacagaaaaaaagagaatactcaTTCCCTAAGTGGTAGTATTGATAGTGTGTCTTCCTCTGGTAGCTCTGAAGAAGTTAGCATGGTTTTAAGTTCACATAGTCACCAAAATAATTCCAGTTCTGTAAAAGTTACCATAGATGCCACACATGAAGGTGCCTCTTTAACTAACCTGCTGCGCCCTAATAGCCCTTATTTGGAATTTGAAACATCTGTCCCAACAGGGGCGGAAGTGACCCCTTTTCAAGAACATTTTGGGACTCCTACTGGGAAGGTGTCTCTCGATTTCCCAACTGCTGCCCAATTTGATAATCCCatggaagcagagactggagCAGTTGCTGGGGCTCCGACGTCAGTTAACAGCTCAAGCCAGCAGTGTTCTGAAGCCTCTGCTGAGCACACAGAAGCAAGGAGAAGAGTCCATGACCAACTTTTGGACCTCAAAAGTGGTTTAGTTAAAAAGGCTGATACATTGATTGgtgaaatttttgtttctgtcaGGGAAGAATTAAAATCCACACACATAGTTGATACCTGCCAAGAGCATATAGCCATAGATGGCATAATGAATTCAGGTACTCTGAAAGAAGATGTTCCTGAGAAAAACTCCTCAGAAGTGACACTGGCAGGGATCCAGCTAACAGAGCATTTGGAAGAGCAGGGCATGGAAAACAGGTCAGATGTCCCAGGGGAAGAAAAGGTCTGTGTTTCGCTTACAGCTGGTGAGAAGAGTCTCCTTTTTGATTCTGATAGAATGAATTTATCTTGTTTGTTAGAAGATCAAGCTAGGGAATTAGTCAATGAGATTATTTTTTCAGCCCAAGAAAATTTGGCAAATGATGCTTTTGAAGATACTGAGGATACCTGGGATTCTGAACTTCAGGCTAATACTTCACAAATTCTGAACAGTGATAGTGTTAAGCCGCATGATACATTAAGGGATTTCTTGGTGTCTGAACAGGCAGTAAATCAAAGCACatgtgaaattaatgaaaataaaatattaggtagGTTCTTCTCTGTAAGTAACTTAGTTAAGGACGCAGAGTCaattaaaggaagagaaattgtTCTCTACCAAGAATCCCCACTTTCTGGAAATAGAGCTGGACAGGCTGATAGGATAAATTTGTGGGAATCAGATGCTGTTTTACTAGCTGAAGATACACCCCATAAAGGGTTAGATGATAAggtaaaaacacatttatttttcaaagaggacTCTAAAGATAAAGTGGAAATAGCGTGTATGGATAATCACAAAACAGGGACAGAGGATACAAGAACTCTTGTATTAAATTTCAAATGGCCTCCATTTGCAAATGATGACATCCATGTACCCGGGACATCCAAGAACAGTTTTTCTGATAGTCTTGTGTGTATATCTGAAAAAGGCTTGCCAGGACAGAGTAATAAAAACACACTCTTTACAATGTCAGAAGTAGGGAAAGTACACAAGAAAGATATGgaagtaaatataagaaaaatggagCTTAGATCTCCCATGTtagaattggaaaaaaacaaaaaggatgctGAATTGAATATTATGAAATATGAGGCAGCCCCTCCTATGTTAGAAATGGGAAGAGCACATAAAAAGGATGCCAAATTAAATGTGATAAAAACTGAGCCAACAGCTGACATTTTTAAAGTGGGAGAAATACACCAAGTGGATGCTGAGAGGTATATTGAAAAAACTGAGGGATTACCTGCCATTTTAGGAATGAAAAAAGCTTATAAAATGAGGGATATCGAAGGAAATCTTGGCAAAACTGACATGATGCCTATTATTTCAGAAGTGAAAAATACCTACCAAAAAGATGCTGAGGTAATTACTGGAAAGACTGAAGTGATGCCTGCCacattagaaatggaaaatatttaccaaaaggatGCTGAAGGGGATATTGCAAAGACTGAGGTGATACCTGTTGCAttagaattacaaaatatttaccaaaagcaTGCTGAAGGTGATGTTGGCAAGACCGGGATGACCTCAGTTATGTCAGAAATGGAAAATGTCTACCAAAAAGACTTTGAGGGGGTTACCGAAAAGGCTGAAGTGATCCCTGCCACGTTAGAAATGGAAGATATTTACCCAGAGGATGGTGAAGAGGATATCACAGAGACTGAGGTGATACCTGTTacattagaaatggaaaatatttacctAAGTGATGCTGATCTGGACAAAACTGAGGTTATGCCCATTACGTTAGAAGTGGTAAATGTCTACGAAAAAGATGCTGAGGGCATCACTGAAAAGACTGGAAGACCTTTGTTGGAAATATCTTACCAGAAGGATGCTGGAGAGGGTATTAGGAAAACTGAAATGGTACCTTTAGTGTTAGAAGTGAAGGAAGCACACAAGAAGGCAGTCCCTGCCGCCTTAGAAGTGGAAAGGGCATGTAAGACAGAGGATAAAGAGGCAGTTGGAATGAGTGTGTCTATGCCCTctccaagagaaatggaaagactgTCTCCAGAAGATTCTGATGAGGCTATCAGGAAACACAAAGTAGTATCTACAGTGGTAAATGTTAAGAAAACCTATGGAACAGGTCTGGAATTGCCTATTACACAAGCAGAGGCTGTGCCTCCCATATTTGAAGCCGAAAAAACATCCCAAGAGCCTGGTGGAGAGAGTGttggagaaatagagaaaggaccccctgagagaaaggaaggctTGATAGCGTGTGACAACAGACTAGCCTCATATTTCAGGGGATATGAATCACCTACATTAAGCAAGGATTATGAAGGCTACCCAGCTTTAGCAGTGCCGGATTTTCGACCCAAGGATACCATGGGAAAGCTAGACAAAAGAACATCTGTTACTGCAGTAGATAACCAAATAAGAGATGATAATTATAGTGATGAAAAAGAAGAATCTAATTTAGCCTTCATTTCTCAGGATGAACAAGAAAATTCTTCCTTTACTATATTATATGACGAACCCCTTCAAGATGAGGACAGGTGTGCTACCCCAGAAGTAAGAACACACACTCTGCTGTTTCCTGATACATCTACTGACAGCATGCCTGTAGTCACATGCGAGAGGTCTGAGAGCAGAACTGACCTCGTCCATCATTTTGAAAAGGACACTAAATTAGGTGAGACATTTGATAGTGATAGTTCAGAATCATTCTTATCAGTGGAggccaaaaggtacaaaatttATCCCTTAGCTTTGTCTCCCATTTATGAGGATGACAGCTCTCAGGAGGACATTCTGTCCAGCGAGGTCTCACCTGGTCACCATGGCTCCACAAAATCAAGAGAGAATGCAAACCAGCCCTCTTCTGTTTTATCCCTTCTCCAGTCAGTATCAGAGCGTTTAAAGATGAATTTTGATGAAGACAGACAGGGGatagaggcagaggaggaggaggaggaggaggagagggaggaaccATTACATAAAGGAAGCCTGAGACCTAGGAGGAAGGAAACCATTACTTTGAAGCTGCCAGACCCTTCCATCACGTTTTATCCTGATGATGACCAGGAAAGGACTGGAATCTCTAAGAATTCATACGTAATGTCAAATGAACCTACTACCTCTAATCCTCAAGTTGGTCTGTGGCCAGAAAAGGCTTCATTTCTACAAAAATCTGACCTTACTTCTAAACTACATTCTTCTTTAAAGAGTGCTTATCATCAGTATTTGCATACTTCCAAAACCCACTCCTCAGACAAAGGAGCCAGATTTGGTGGACTTTTTCAGGAACCAGTGTCAAAATATTTCCGTGCTCAGGACATCTCAGGCAGATTAAGCCCATTCACAGAGGTAAGTTATTTTGATTATTAACAAATGAAGTAGTGCTTTGGGTCATGAAATGACCTAAAAACTTATGAAGAAAATCAGTGATTTGAGGTTGTGTaaagatggttttaaaaatatatcagaagttactttattctttatttgaaGTGTATCATAATCTCTGTATTTTAGCCAGACTGTtaaattgagaaaacaaaattgctTAGGCAGAATTTAAAAGGCATAAGAGAAGCAAGTTATTTCCCCTTCTTTGCTAATATTTAGTTTTCAAGTGAAATTAAGTGACAGCATTCTGAATTTCTCAAGGTACTATATATGGGGAACTTGTTACATTCCATTGAGCTTATGTGTCTCcgtaaaatatttcataatattctaaaatattgtaAGTAATCACTTGGCAGTATCCTGTCAGTAGTTGCTCATATTGTTCATACAAAGCAGGGCCACAAACAGcctaattgaaagaaaaaaagctgaaaacattATAGCTGGCAGTGGTCTTGAAATtcagttttatgggtttttttgccttagaaatatttaaacatttaatgtaGAATATTCACTTAACATGGGACTTCCTTTCTGGCATTCCCAAGATCATGGAACTTTCTCTACGATTCCCAAGACCCATGTCTTCACCATGAATAGCCACAGTAGCAAATAGTTATACTAGAATACCAACCAGTAGCTTGCAAGgcaaagtctttttaaaagaaaggataagatttgaaaaaatgtttctttaatgattCCCCATCACCTACCAAGTCAAGTAAAACATCTTCACTATATTACAGCACACCCAAGTCCTGTTTGTCCAACCTTGTCTCCACGTGCTCTGGTTATACACCCAGTGTTTCCTACCACCTTGTCTTGGAAAGTATGTTCTCCGTGGAATTCTTTTCTCAACTCCCTGGCCCCAACCTGccacattttttcccttattaAAATCCTGTGTTTTCAAGGTCTTCTCCATATCACTTCCTCCAACAAGCCTTTTGGGGGCCTCCCCATGCCATCACCTCATCTCTATGCTGGTGTCATTCCCCTTGATGCCCATAAGTtggcattttctttgtattttacccATGAGTTTAACCTAGTACTTCACAGAACAGTCACGTCAGTGTGATCATCTGCTCCTTCCTTCCAGgtataagctccttgagggcacaAACAACACATTATTTACCCTTATATTTGCCCTTGTAGCTCTTGTAGTACCTAGAGGTGCACTTTGCATATAATGGTCCCTAAATAAATATGTGATGAATTGGATTTGTGGCTGCTAAGAAAGTGAGTTATAGATCTTTCTGTTGATGTTTCTTAAGGCTTACTTCTTCCACATTTACTCTTTCAGAATGTTGACAAACAAATTCTGAGGTGTAACCCGAGACCTGGGAAGGTAAGCATAAGTTTGTTATTAACtaagataaaatatgaaaagtaaagttacgttagggatgcctggctggctcagttggttgggcatgcaactcttgatctcagggtcatgagttcaagcctcacattgggcacagagcttactttaaaaacaaaagaaaggttaCTTTCAGATTTGGGGAGTTTAAAGTAAATACTTTTCACTGACTTTAAAAGGGATTCTTTTGCTCAAAGATGTAGCATCTATAGTAATCATCTTTTATATGTTTAGGATATTTTCTACATTCTAGgacattttggaattttaaatgcattcttAACAATTAGTTTTTGTGCCTGCTTTCTGTATATTGCAGATGGTTATCTATGATCTCCATGGAAGTAAATACAAGCAGGAGATCTACTGTAATATTCCTGATGCTACATCATGGTCCTTTCCGAATGGGATACTGATAAAAGTTGTAAGGGGCTGgtaagaaatcttttaaaatttggtagCATTTTCCCCCCAACTAAgtgtgttttcttactttttatgctttttgtattttttattaaagtcacattccctttcctctggtttttgacagaatattttgaaacataATTAGTGTCTTataatttaatagttttttatgTACTGTGCCAGAAAATACTGGCTGTTTTTAGTGCTTAAAGCCAGTGGGCCATAAGTAGCAagacctaatatatatatatattatatgcaattAATACCATTCTGAAACTACATTAGTAGCAGAATGGATTTGGCAAGTTGAGTTGAAGGCATCAGCTAAATGAAGTATAGCTTTGAAAGCGAGTTCACAAGTTGTGGGATGCTAAGGAATGTGAAGGCCACATACTTAAAGTCATTTGTCGAGCTGACATGGTCAAGAAGTGAAGGATTCTTTGTGTGGTGTAAAAATGAGGGGAAACCTCATTTGTTATGGACCATTTCCCTTGCATATGCTGCAGCCAAAATTTCTTTGTCCAGTCTCAGTTACCCACTGGTCAGTACTCATGAAGTAAGTGGTATGGTATAGTGTTGTCTTCATGCAATAAAATGGGACACCTGTGCTCCCATTTTATTGAAGAATTGCAATTGTTAAGCTATTGTTTTTGATAGAAATATATAGCTTTGTTTATATACCATCTAGAAAGTATACGTGCATttatgcatacataaatataGGCGTAGATTATGTTTGGGAATATTTCCAAATTGTGTGCACTTTTATTCTTATGCCTATGTCTATACTTAAATTAGCATATGTCATTGTTTCAAAAATAGGTTTATATACCAATTGTGGAAAATAGCTCAGGTTTTGAAAGTTAAGTAGATACAATAGTCTGTGGACTTACTAAGTGTCATGTTTTATGCCtcatttcttagaaaattaattaTAACCGATAATGCTTTTATATTTGTTCAGCTGGATTTTATATGAGAAGCCACATTTCCAGGGTCAGAAATGTGTGttggaagaaggggaaaaggtGTTAAATCGTGACTGGATCCTTCAGAACAGAAAACATCCACCAAGAGACTTTGTATTGGGTTCTATCAAACGTGTCTTAAAGGTGACAcaaccttttgttttgttttgtttttcctgttttttttattttctcttgtcaAGTAGTAAAGCTGTACGTTGGTCTAGCGATGTTTAAAAGCGGTTGCTAATATCCGTGCTAATTTTACCAGTCTTCATTATATTGATGATAATCTTTTGAATTTATGCATATAAAGTGTTACAGTGAGTGCTAATTGAAAATGTTGCCTGTAATCTGGCCCATAAAATGAATTGGTgcatgatacatatatatatgtgtgtatgtatatgtgcatacatatatatatattttttttctttttaatgtttatttttgagagacagggagagagagagagcaagcaagagagcaCGAgctagggaggggaagagagagagagagagacacagaatccaaagtaggttctaggctctgaactgtcagtacagagcccgatgcagagcttaaattcaagagccatgagataatgacctgaactgaagttggacgcttaaccaactgggcaacccaggtgcccccatacatatatttttaatagtagtGGGAATACATCATCCAGGCATCTTTAGGAAAAGAGCCgacatttccaaatatcttttttttagtatagATCTCTACCCCTGAgtgtaggagtgtgtgtgtgagtgtgtgcatatgAGTGTTTAGGAAATCAgagaaggaagggtggagagaggaaggtaAGGTGtgctcctcttttattttctgtttagaaaatACTATTTAATACTCACATGAGGAAGGTCTCCcagtataataaaacattttgtgttGGTTTAGAGGAGAGGCGAATTAGTGGTTAGGAGAGATCTCGGATAAGGACAGATTTATTTCTCCAGGGCATTCTTAAGAGTTCCTTCAGCATTAAAATAGTGCATGATTTATTACAATCATATGACagtcatgaatatatatatttttttcaagttatggAGATTTTGTTTATgtgcttaaaaatgtaaattcaggTGGATCCTATAATAGTGATTGGGTCAATGTTATTAAACTCTTGATAGCTGCAAATGGCATACAGAGGAAGGAAACATAGCTTCCAGAAAAAAGTCTCCATGAAAGGGGTATCTGcaaaaattttatgtgaattagTATTTCCTGGAAAACTGCAAACAAGCCTGTATCTTCACAAATACCTGCTTTGCTTTTGGATCCGATACTGTGATGAACATGGGAAATGGAAATACAAGTGAGATATGACCTCATGCT encodes the following:
- the CRYBG3 gene encoding very large A-kinase anchor protein isoform X2, which codes for MVSLLSSASTDISVKGHLLEGLLEDSDCSKINVNTENHLTNHLELPNTAASTNVLNKNDPGGPVRSRSSPSSVTNFSSTASESDSRHHLSCAPVSQTDRNLVCSALFTGSNSSRVPCSADFQGITTAETTIKEDSSVMSDGTWVQREARVEHESPAVSDCSSSKPDGSDTTKQGSADLLSPNKSIMHEDLQLPESKCSDKQAVDNSAKQAASHISTTALQRHAVTDTEPVNEGNRLSSQDSQKNLAATKIRQETESTLVSEPTTSSHVKAPEGTIEPLPKDIDQLFVTEPKRSSFRPQGKMPHVVRINQNNPASGEHISQSAVVACLENRISPKLNFEPNRNHISESHLDSESLQQTKVSPDVRTSLILDSTKSDFSISSPTFVSRVGMLSKLDTPVTKDECSVLTETGDVSIVGISSPPGKCQEENVANRVEAINGNGTPACLHLEHGSATLESKEVLPKGEKCQVGVDSRLECESLSEDNSSISPQGPAKAELMCSNARASKSTTEKSGSLSLETKPDIAKILSKVEADGQNGVPVELHSVREETVAISKITVSQTEPRDISQDKISSPFEVTDVSGKLILSELTSLESEQDKSFQSVDHEEIKENCQTEVSLPASKYQGFPETEAKALVYPPAFSKGNISEILPPVHDKKATRQMTQNYEANTYVIHQPSHIFETRKISGFSEMAKFNSTSASPQFQEADSTQVNSPFLESDKSLGKNAFVSENSHFHNVPVLKSEKKALSHRKKENTHSLSGSIDSVSSSGSSEEVSMVLSSHSHQNNSSSVKVTIDATHEGASLTNLLRPNSPYLEFETSVPTGAEVTPFQEHFGTPTGKVSLDFPTAAQFDNPMEAETGAVAGAPTSVNSSSQQCSEASAEHTEARRRVHDQLLDLKSGLVKKADTLIGEIFVSVREELKSTHIVDTCQEHIAIDGIMNSGTLKEDVPEKNSSEVTLAGIQLTEHLEEQGMENRSDVPGEEKVCVSLTAGEKSLLFDSDRMNLSCLLEDQARELVNEIIFSAQENLANDAFEDTEDTWDSELQANTSQILNSDSVKPHDTLRDFLVSEQAVNQSTCEINENKILGRFFSVSNLVKDAESIKGREIVLYQESPLSGNRAGQADRINLWESDAVLLAEDTPHKGLDDKVKTHLFFKEDSKDKVEIACMDNHKTGTEDTRTLVLNFKWPPFANDDIHVPGTSKNSFSDSLVCISEKGLPGQSNKNTLFTMSEVGKVHKKDMEVNIRKMELRSPMLELEKNKKDAELNIMKYEAAPPMLEMGRAHKKDAKLNVIKTEPTADIFKVGEIHQVDAERYIEKTEGLPAILGMKKAYKMRDIEGNLGKTDMMPIISEVKNTYQKDAEVITGKTEVMPATLEMENIYQKDAEGDIAKTEVIPVALELQNIYQKHAEGDVGKTGMTSVMSEMENVYQKDFEGVTEKAEVIPATLEMEDIYPEDGEEDITETEVIPVTLEMENIYLSDADLDKTEVMPITLEVVNVYEKDAEGITEKTGRPLLEISYQKDAGEGIRKTEMVPLVLEVKEAHKKAVPAALEVERACKTEDKEAVGMSVSMPSPREMERLSPEDSDEAIRKHKVVSTVVNVKKTYGTGLELPITQAEAVPPIFEAEKTSQEPGGESVGEIEKGPPERKEGLIACDNRLASYFRGYESPTLSKDYEGYPALAVPDFRPKDTMGKLDKRTSVTAVDNQIRDDNYSDEKEESNLAFISQDEQENSSFTILYDEPLQDEDRCATPEVRTHTLLFPDTSTDSMPVVTCERSESRTDLVHHFEKDTKLGETFDSDSSESFLSVEAKRYKIYPLALSPIYEDDSSQEDILSSEVSPGHHGSTKSRENANQPSSVLSLLQSVSERLKMNFDEDRQGIEAEEEEEEEEREEPLHKGSLRPRRKETITLKLPDPSITFYPDDDQERTGISKNSYVMSNEPTTSNPQVGLWPEKASFLQKSDLTSKLHSSLKSAYHQYLHTSKTHSSDKGARFGGLFQEPVSKYFRAQDISGRLSPFTENVDKQILRCNPRPGKMVIYDLHGSKYKQEIYCNIPDATSWSFPNGILIKVVRGCWILYEKPHFQGQKCVLEEGEKVLNRDWILQNRKHPPRDFVLGSIKRVLKDCSIPEIELCPQSDPEYCPIHIQRAIPNLEELNIPKSVSFTVKSGVWLAYPDINFKGKATVLEEDHGLFEISATEIKSLHPLQMGGLKVEMPMNLKVIIYEKPHFCGQAREFSEHIDSVPKFLKNNGDFHGIGSIRVIGGVWVAYEKEHFKGQQFLLEEGDFEDSNACGALSGPILSFRFLQANFIESSITLFESDLESGKFIDITNQEISDLEEIGFGSETRSIHVKSGVWVAYQQKFFCGEQYILEKGKYKCFFDWGGSNNIIMSIRPIQLEPLGINEPPHLLKAFSKPGFQGECVDFTEEISDLTSFRPCSFKVLRGCWLLYYQEDISNNQCVLEEGLYADLTSCGCPTSRVKSLKPIDYVFEEPSISLFALEHCEGRELHLEEAVNSVLNKDLHFYTQSVWVKSGLWIAYEGSNFLGRQILLEPNEIPNWTAFSGWKTIGSLRPMKQPAVYIRIRNRAQDEYLTVTGNVADTRATSVCVSPYSGKTTQVWHYCRGLFKSKASDTCLDVIGGRDTPGAKVALWTEHGQFRQKWRLNRNGTISSYLSDQLVLDVKGGNYYDKTHVIVNQPLEGEETQKWDIEIL